Proteins from a genomic interval of Trifolium pratense cultivar HEN17-A07 linkage group LG6, ARS_RC_1.1, whole genome shotgun sequence:
- the LOC123889320 gene encoding ABC transporter G family member 44-like: MRSQGVLEDKLVLLNGVSGAFRPGVLTALMGVTGAGKTTLMDVLAGRKTGGYITGNITISGYPKKQETFARISGYCEQNDIHSPHITVYESLLYSAWLRLPEEINTETRKVFVEEVMELVELNPLRDAYVGLPGINGLSTEQRKRLTIAVELVGNPSIIFMDEPTSGLDARAAAIVMRAVRNIADTGRTIVCTIHQPSIDIFESFDEVNKSKSS; this comes from the exons ATGAGGAGTCAGGGTGTCCTCGAAGATAAGTTGGTTCTTTTGAATGGTGTTAGTGGAGCTTTTAGACCAGGTGTTCTCACTGCACTAATGGGTGTCACCGGTGCCGGAAAAACAACTTTGATGGATGTACTTGCTGGTAGAAAAACTGGGGGATATATTACTGGAAACATCACAATTTCTGGGTATCCTAAAAAGCAAGAAACCTTTGCAAGAATTTCTGGATACTGTGAACAAAATGATATACACTCTCCTCATATTACTGTCTATGAATCCTTGCTCTATTCAGCATGGCTCCGATTGCCGGAGGAAATCAATACAGAAACTAGGAAG GTGTTCGTTGAGGAAGTCATGGAGCTAGTGGAGCTGAACCCGCTAAGGGATGCATATGTTGGTCTCCCTGGTATTAACGGTCTCTCAACTGAACAGCGTAAAAGATTGACTATTGCAGTTGAGCTGGTGGGTAATCCTTCTATCATATTCATGGATGAGCCTACTTCTGGGCTAGATGCTAGAGCTGCAGCTATTGTTATGAGAGCAGTTAGGAACATAGCAGACACAGGAAGAACAATTGTGTGTACCATTCACCAGCCTAGCATTGATATCTTTGAATCTTTCGACGAGGTAAACAAGAGCAAAAGTTCATAA
- the LOC123889308 gene encoding pleiotropic drug resistance protein 1-like, whose amino-acid sequence MAMAMEGGDSFRIGSSSIWRNTDADEIFSNSFHQQDDDEEALKWAAIQKLPTFARLKKGLLTSLQGEATEIDIEKLGLQERKDLLGRLVRLAEEDNEKFLLKLKDRIDRVGIDLPTIEVRFEHLNIEAEARVGSRSLPTFTNFMVNIVEGLLNSLHVIPSRKQHLNILKDVSGIIKPSRMTLLLGPPSSGKTTLLLALAGKLDPTLKFSGKVTYNGHQMNEFVPQRTSAYVDQHDLHIGEMTVRETLAFSARVQGVGPRYDLLAELSRREKQANIIPDPDIDVYMKAIATEGQKTNLITDYVLRVLGLEICADTFVGNAMVRGISGGQRKRVTTGEMLVGPYKALFMDEISTGLDSSTTFQIVNSMKQYVHILKGTAVISLLQPPPETYNLFDDIILLSDSHIIYQGPREHVLEFFESIGFKCPNRKGVADFLQEVTSRKDQEQYWEHKEQPYRFVTAEEFSDAFQSFHVGIRLGDELGTEFDKSKSHPSALTTKKYGVGQWELYKALLSREYLLMKRNSFVYIFKLCQLSIMAIVTMTIFFRTEMHRDSVTHGGIYVGALFYGVVVIMFNGLAEISMVVSRLPVFYKQRGYLFYPPWAFALPAWILKIPLTFVEVAVWVFLTYYVIGFDPYIGRFFRQYLILVLVNQMASGLFRFIAAVGRDMTVALTFGSFVIANLFAMSGFVLSKDSIKKWWIWGFWISPMMYGQNAMVNNEFLGNNWKHVLPNSTEPLGVEVLKSRGYFTESYWYWIGVVALIGYTLVFNFGYILALTFLNSLGKHQTVIPEESQNNEQNGDSRKRTNVLKFIKDNFSQHSNRVRNGECTSGSISPSTLSSGQETVAAETNHSRKRGMVLPFEPHSITFDEVTYSVDMPQEMINRGFVEDKLVLLKGVSGAFRPGVLTALMGVTGAGKTTLMDVLAGRKTGGYIEGTITISGYPKKQETFARISGYCEQNDIHSPHVTVYESLVYSAWLRLSPDINAETRKMFIEEVMELVELKPLRNGLVGLPGVSGLSTEQRKRLTIAVELVANPSIIFMDEPTSGLDARAAAIVMRTVRNTVDTGRTVVCTIHQPSIDIFESFDELLLLKQGGQETYMGPLGHHSSNLIGYFEGIEGVSKIKDGYNPATWMLEVTTSSKEVELGIDFAEVYKNSELYGRNKALIKELSTPASGSKDLYFHSQYSRSFLTQCMACLWKQHWSYWRNPLYTAIRFLYSTVVAVLLGTMFWNLGSKIEKERDLFNAMGSMYAAVLLIGIKNSTSVQPVVSVERTVFYRERAAGMYSAFPYAFGQVVIELPYVFVQSAVYGFIVYAMIGFEWNVAKVLCFLFFMYFTFLYFTFFGMMAVSVTPNNHISTIVSSAFYTLWNLFSGFVIPRPRIPVWWRWYSWINPMAWSLYGLVASQYGDIKHNIDTNDGRQTVEGFVRNYFGFKHDFLGVVAIVNVAFPIAFALVFAVSIKMFNFQRR is encoded by the exons atggcgATGGCGATGGAGGGTGGAGATAGTTTTAGGATTGGTAGTTCATCAATTTGGAGGAACACTGATGCTGATGAGATTTTTTCAAATTCTTTTCACCAacaagatgatgatgaagaggcTCTTAAATGGGCTGCGATTCAGAAACTTCCTACGTTTGCTCGTTTGAAGAAAGGTTTGCTTACTTCACTTCAAGGTGAAGCCACTGAGATCGATATCGAGAAACTTGGGTTGCAAGAAAGAAAAGATTTGCTTGGAAGACTCGTTAGACTTGCTGAAGAGGACAATGAAAAGTTTTTGCTTAAACTCAAGGATCGAATTGACAG AGTTGGAATTGATCTTCCTACGATAGAGGTTCGATTCGAGCACTTGAATATCGAAGCAGAAGCTCGTGTAGGAAGCAGATCTTTGCCAACCTTCACTAACTTCATGGTTAATATAGTTGAG GGACTATTGAACTCTCTTCATGTAATTCCAAGTAGAAAACAACATTTAAATATTCTGAAGGATGTTAGTGGAATAATAAAGCCTTCAAG AATGACATTGCTTTTGGGCCCTCCAAGTTCTGGAAAAACTACACTCTTGTTGGCCTTGGCTGGAAAACTTGATCCAACATTGAAG TTTTCTGGAAAGGTTACTTATAATGGTCATCAGATGAATGAGTTTGTGCCCCAGAGAACTTCTGCATATGTAGATCAACATGATCTTCACATTGGAGAAATGACTGTTAGAGAAACCCTGGCCTTCTCAGCAAGAGTCCAAGGAGTCGGGCCTCGTTATG ACTTGCTAGCTGAACTGTCCAGAAGAGAAAAACAAGCAAATATCATACCCGATCCAGATATTGATGTGTACATGAAG GCTATAGCTACTGAAGGCCAGAAGACAAATTTGATAACAGATTACGTACTAAGG GTTTTGGGATTAGAGATCTGTGCTGATACTTTTGTAGGAAATGCAATGGTAAGAGGTATTTCTGGGGGACAAAGGAAACGCGTTACAACAG GGGAGATGTTGGTTGGACCGTATAAAGCTCTATTCATGGATGAAATATCTACTGGTTTGGATAGCTCAACAACTTTTCAAATTGTGAATTCAATGAAGCAATATGTCCACATTCTCAAAGGAACCGCGGTTATCTCACTCCTGCAGCCACCGCCAGAGACTTACAATCTTTTTGATGACATTATTCTACTCTCTGATAGTCACATTATATACCAGGGTCCTCGTGAGCACGTACttgaattttttgaatcaatCGGTTTTAAATGTCCTAACAGGAAAGGAGTGGCAGATTTTTTGCAAGAA GTGACATCAAGGAAAGATCAAGAGCAGTACTGGGAACACAAGGAACAACCTTATAGATTTGTCACAGCTGAAGAGTTTTCTGATGCATTTCAATCGTTTCATGTTGGCATAAGACTTGGTGATGAACTTGGTACTGAATTTGACAAGTCTAAGAGCCATCCATCTGCCTTGACAACCAAGAAATATGGCGTGGGACAATGGGAACTGTATAAAGCTCTCTTATCAAGAGAATATTTACTTATGAAGCGCAATTCATTTGTCTACATTTTCAAGCTTTGCCAA CTATCTATAATGGCAATTGTTACGATGACTATCTTCTTCCGGACTGAGATGCACAGAGATTCTGTGACTCATGGAGGCATATATGTAGGTGCATTGTTCTATGGTGTTGTAGTGATAATGTTCAATGGATTGGCTGAAATTTCCATGGTAGTTTCAAGGCTTCCTGTTTTCTACAAGCAAAGGGGATACCTCTTTTATCCTCCATGGGCATTTGCTCTTCCTGCATGGATCCTAAAAATCCCTTTGACTTTTGTGGAAGTTGCTGTTTGGGTATTCCTCACCTATTATGTCATTGGTTTTGATCCATATATTGGAAG ATTTTTCAGACAATACCTTATTCTTGTACTAGTAAACCAGATGGCTTCTGGATTATTCAGATTCATTGCAGCAGTTGGGAGAGATATGACAGTTGCTTTAACATTTGGATCATTTGTAATTGCCAACCTTTTTGCCATGAGTGGTTTTGTCCTATCAAAAG atagtataaaaaaatggtGGATATGGGGATTTTGGATATCACCTATGATGTATGGACAAAATGCCATGGTTAATAATGAGTTCCTTGGTAATAACTGGAAACAt GTTCTTCCCAACTCAACGGAGCCACTAGGAGTTGAAGTTTTGAAATCTCGCGGGTATTTCACCGAGTCATACTGGTACTGGATTGGTGTGGTTGCTTTGATTGGATATACATTAGTTTTCAACTTTGGCTATATCCTTGCTCTCACTTTCTTGAATT CACTTGGAAAGCATCAAACTGTTATTCCAGAGGAATCTCAAAACAATGAGCAAAATGGTGATAGCAGAAAAAGAACTAACGTATTGAAGTTCATAAAGGATAACTTTTCACAGCACTCAAATAGAG TGAGAAACGGCGAATGTACAAGTGGAAGCATCTCTCCTAGTACTTTATCTAGTGGACAGGAAACTGTTGCTGCAGAGACAAATCATAGTAGGAAACGAGGAATGGTTCTTCCTTTTGAACCACATTCAATCACCTTTGATGAAGTTACATATTCTGTTGACATGCCGCAG GAAATGATAAACCGAGGTTTTGTTGAGGATAAGTTGGTTCTTTTGAAAGGTGTCAGTGGAGCTTTCAGACCAGGTGTTCTCACTGCTCTAATGGGTGTGACTGGTGCTGGCAAAACAACTCTGATGGATGTGCTCGCTGGTAGAAAAACTGGTGGGTATATCGAGGGGACCATCACAATTTCTGGTTATCCAAAGAAGCAAGAAACCTTTGCAAGGATTTCTGGATACTGTGAGCAAAATGATATTCACTCTCCTCATGTTACTGTCTATGAGTCCTTAGTCTATTCAGCATGGCTCCGATTGTCCCCTGACATCAATGCTGAAACCCGGAAG ATGTTCATTGAGGAAGTTATGGAACTTGTGGAATTGAAACCACTAAGAAACGGATTAGTAGGACTGCCTGGTGTTAGCGGTCTCTCAACAGAGCAGCGCAAAAGGTTGACTATTGCAGTTGAGTTGGTAGCCAATCCGTCTATAATATTCATGGATGAGCCAACTTCTGGGCTAGATGCAAGGGCTGCAGCTATTGTGATGAGAACAGTTAGGAACACAGTAGACACCGGAAGAACAGTTGTTTGTACCATCCACCAGCCTAGCATTGATATATTTGAATCGTTTGATGAG CTTTTGCTACTTAAGCAAGGAGGGCAAGAGACTTATATGGGGCCACTTGGACATCATTCTTCTAATTTAATCGGTTATTTTGAA GGAATCGAAGGTGTAAGCAAAATTAAAGACGGCTATAATCCAGCAACATGGATGTTGGAAGTCACAACTTCATCTAAAGAAGTGGAATTGGGGATTGATTTTGCAGAAGTGTACAAAAATTCAGAATTATACGG GAGAAACAAAGCACTTATCAAAGAATTGAGTACTCCAGCTTCTGGCTCAAAAGATCTTTATTTTCATTCACAGTACTCAAGATCGTTTTTGACACAATGCATGGCTTGCTTATGGAAACAACATTGGTCTTATTGGCGCAATCCTCTATATACCGCCATAAGATTTCTGTACTCAACCGTGGTAGCTGTTTTGCTTGGAACCATGTTTTGGAACCTTGGCTCCAAAAT TGAAAAGGAACGAGATCTTTTTAATGCCATGGGGTCCATGTATGCTGCTGTTCTCTTAATTGGcataaaaaattcaacttcGGTGCAGCCAGTGGTTTCTGTAGAACGAACGGTCTTTTATAGAGAAAGAGCAGCCGGAATGTATTCAGCTTTCCCATATGCATTTGGTCAG GTTGTAATTGAGCTTCCATATGTTTTTGTACAATCTGCGGTCTATGGATTTATAGTTTATGCTATGATTGGTTTTGAGTGGAATGTGGCTAAAGTTTTGTGTTTCCTATTCTTCATGTATTTCACCTTCCTCTACTTCACCTTCTTTGGCATGATGGCAGTTTCCGTGACCCCAAACAACCACATTTCGACTATAGTTTCCTCTGCATTCTATACCTTATGGAATCTTTTCTCAGGATTCGTAATCCCAAGACCA AGGATTCCAGTGTGGTGGAGGTGGTACAGTTGGATAAATCCAATGGCTTGGAGTTTGTATGGATTAGTGGCTTCACAATATGGAGATATAAAACACAACATTGATACCAATGATGGAAGACAAACAGTAGAAGGTTTTGTGAGAAATTACTTTGGTTTCAAGCATGATTTTCTAGGAGTGGTTGCTATTGTTAATGTTGCATTTCCAATAGCTTTTGCTTTGGTCTTTGCCGTATCAATCAAGATGTTCAATTTCCAAAGGCGTTAA